From Streptomonospora salina, the proteins below share one genomic window:
- the coaE gene encoding dephospho-CoA kinase, with amino-acid sequence MLRVGLTGGIGSGKSAVARRLEGRGALIIDADRISREVVEPGTSGLEEIVAGFGEDVLTDEGRLDRPKLGEIVFSDTAKLAKLNAIVHPRVGARTEELMKGASADAVVVYDVPLLVENDLGGLYDVVVVVDVPEEEQVARVVHNRGMDSDQVRARIQAQATRERRRAAADIVVDNSGTPEDLDARVAEVWEYLRERA; translated from the coding sequence ATGCTGCGTGTGGGACTCACCGGAGGAATCGGATCCGGCAAGAGCGCGGTGGCCCGGAGGCTGGAGGGCCGCGGCGCGCTGATCATCGACGCCGATCGGATATCCCGCGAGGTGGTCGAGCCGGGCACCTCCGGACTGGAGGAGATCGTCGCCGGGTTCGGCGAGGACGTGCTCACCGACGAGGGCCGGCTGGACCGGCCCAAGCTCGGGGAGATCGTCTTCTCCGACACCGCGAAGCTGGCCAAGCTCAACGCGATCGTGCATCCGCGGGTGGGCGCCCGCACCGAGGAGCTGATGAAGGGCGCCTCCGCCGACGCGGTCGTCGTCTACGACGTCCCGCTGCTGGTGGAGAACGACCTCGGCGGCCTCTACGACGTCGTCGTGGTCGTCGACGTCCCCGAGGAGGAGCAGGTCGCCCGGGTCGTGCACAACCGCGGCATGGATTCCGACCAGGTCCGCGCCCGCATCCAGGCCCAAGCGACCCGCGAGCGCCGCCGCGCCGCTGCCGACATCGTCGTCGACAACTCCGGCACCCCCGAGGACCTGGACGCCCGGGTCGCCGAGGTGTGGGAGTACCTGCGCGAGCGCGCCTGA
- a CDS encoding GNAT family N-acetyltransferase — protein MPTPPDPTVRAAAAEDAGEIWTLQRAAFVDEAQLYGDPFVLALAETLDNVRSAIARGHVRTAVEGTRIVGAVRGRAEGGTGLVSRLCVAPDRRRRGIARALMRSVEERLVHAHPDVAVFAAVTGQQNATDLRLYRGLGYAETHRERMSEHVALVHMRKAVPGREPRPAGV, from the coding sequence ATGCCCACCCCGCCCGACCCGACCGTCCGGGCCGCAGCGGCCGAGGACGCCGGCGAAATCTGGACGCTGCAGCGGGCCGCGTTCGTCGACGAGGCCCAGCTGTACGGCGACCCGTTCGTCCTCGCGCTGGCGGAGACGCTCGACAACGTCCGCAGTGCCATCGCCCGCGGGCACGTGCGCACAGCCGTCGAGGGCACGCGGATCGTCGGCGCGGTACGCGGGCGCGCTGAGGGCGGCACCGGGCTGGTCAGCCGGCTGTGCGTGGCGCCCGACCGGCGCCGCCGCGGCATCGCCCGGGCGCTGATGCGGTCCGTGGAGGAGCGCTTGGTGCACGCCCATCCCGACGTCGCCGTGTTCGCCGCCGTCACCGGGCAGCAGAACGCGACCGACCTGCGCCTCTACCGCGGCCTGGGCTACGCCGAGACCCACCGCGAGCGCATGTCCGAGCATGTGGCGCTGGTGCACATGCGCAAGGCGGTCCCCGGGCGCGAGCCCCGGCCCGCCGGCGTTTAG
- the rpsA gene encoding 30S ribosomal protein S1 yields the protein MTSSTEATSTPQVAVNDIGSEEAFLAAIDETIKYFNDGDIVEGTIVKVDRDEVLLDIGYKTEGVIPSRELSIKHDVDPGEVVAVGDHVEALVLQKEDKEGRLILSKKRAQYERAWGTIEKIKEEEGVVTGTVIEVVKGGLILDIGLRGFLPASLVEMRRVRDLQPYVGRELEAKIIELDKNRNNVVLSRRAWLEQTQSEVRQTFLNTLQKGQIRKGVVSSIVNFGAFVDLGGVDGLVHVSELSWKHIDHPSEVVEVGQEVTVEVLDVDMERERVSLSLKATQEDPWQQFARTHQIGQVVPGKVTKLVPFGAFVRVEEGIEGLVHISELAERHVEIPEQVVQVGTEIFVKIIDIDLDRRRISLSLKQANESVSPDQVDFDPTLYGMAADYDEQGNYKYPEGFDPDSGEWLEGFETQRDEWERQYALAQARFEAHRKQVEEAQAAEAEAGTEAPYEGGEDEAAPAAAAPSAPAAPEPDTGGALASDEALAALREKLAGGNEG from the coding sequence ATGACGAGCAGCACAGAGGCAACCTCGACACCCCAGGTAGCGGTCAACGACATCGGGTCCGAGGAAGCCTTCCTCGCGGCGATCGACGAGACCATCAAGTACTTCAACGACGGTGACATTGTCGAAGGCACCATCGTGAAGGTCGATCGAGACGAGGTCTTGCTCGATATCGGCTACAAGACCGAGGGTGTTATCCCGTCCCGGGAACTGTCGATCAAGCACGACGTCGACCCAGGCGAAGTCGTGGCGGTCGGCGACCACGTCGAGGCCCTCGTCCTCCAGAAGGAGGACAAGGAAGGCCGCCTCATCCTGTCCAAGAAGCGCGCGCAGTACGAGCGCGCCTGGGGCACGATCGAGAAGATCAAGGAAGAGGAGGGCGTCGTCACCGGCACGGTGATCGAGGTCGTCAAGGGCGGTCTGATCCTCGACATCGGACTCCGCGGCTTCCTGCCGGCCTCGCTCGTGGAGATGCGCCGGGTGCGCGACCTCCAGCCTTACGTGGGCCGCGAGCTCGAAGCCAAGATCATCGAGCTCGACAAGAACCGCAACAACGTCGTGCTCTCCCGCCGCGCCTGGCTGGAGCAGACCCAGTCCGAGGTCCGCCAGACCTTCCTCAACACCTTGCAGAAGGGCCAGATCCGCAAGGGTGTCGTTTCGTCGATAGTGAACTTCGGCGCCTTCGTCGACCTGGGCGGTGTCGACGGGCTCGTGCACGTGTCCGAGCTGTCCTGGAAGCACATCGACCACCCCAGCGAGGTCGTCGAGGTCGGCCAGGAGGTCACGGTCGAGGTCCTCGACGTCGACATGGAGCGCGAGCGCGTCTCCCTGTCGCTCAAGGCCACGCAGGAAGACCCCTGGCAGCAGTTCGCCCGCACGCACCAGATCGGCCAGGTCGTTCCCGGCAAGGTCACCAAGCTCGTTCCCTTCGGCGCGTTCGTCCGCGTCGAGGAGGGCATCGAGGGTCTGGTGCACATCTCCGAGCTGGCCGAGCGCCACGTGGAGATCCCCGAGCAGGTCGTCCAGGTCGGTACCGAGATCTTCGTCAAGATCATCGACATCGACCTCGACCGCCGGCGCATCAGCCTTTCGCTGAAGCAGGCCAACGAGAGCGTCTCGCCCGACCAGGTCGACTTCGACCCGACGCTCTACGGCATGGCGGCCGACTACGACGAGCAGGGCAACTACAAGTACCCGGAGGGCTTCGACCCCGACAGCGGCGAGTGGCTCGAGGGCTTCGAGACCCAGCGCGACGAGTGGGAGCGCCAGTACGCTCTGGCCCAGGCCCGCTTCGAGGCGCACCGCAAGCAGGTCGAGGAGGCCCAGGCCGCCGAGGCCGAGGCCGGCACCGAGGCCCCGTACGAGGGCGGCGAAGACGAAGCCGCCCCCGCCGCGGCGGCCCCGAGCGCCCCTGCCGCGCCCGAGCCCGACACCGGTGGCGCCCTCGCCTCCGACGAGGCGCTGGCCGCGCTGCGCGAGAAGCTCGCCGGCGGCAACGAGGGCTAA
- the arfB gene encoding alternative ribosome rescue aminoacyl-tRNA hydrolase ArfB, with product MPASRGPDGPRVALRERELAWRFSRSGGPGGQHADTADTRVSLSVDVAATESLTPEQRERALSRLSGRLSGTVLTVTVEESRSQARNRDLARERLAGLLSGAAAPGPRSRRSTRPTRGSTERRLAAKKRRGQVKRMRGRGGDE from the coding sequence ATGCCGGCATCCCGCGGCCCCGACGGACCCCGGGTCGCGTTGCGCGAACGCGAACTCGCGTGGCGGTTCTCCCGTTCGGGCGGACCGGGCGGCCAGCACGCCGACACCGCCGACACCCGGGTCTCGCTGTCGGTGGACGTGGCCGCCACGGAGTCGCTGACGCCCGAGCAGCGCGAGCGTGCGCTGAGTCGGCTGTCGGGGCGTCTGAGCGGGACCGTGCTGACCGTCACCGTCGAGGAGTCCCGCTCCCAGGCCCGCAACCGCGACCTCGCGCGCGAGCGCCTGGCCGGCCTGCTGTCCGGGGCGGCCGCCCCCGGCCCGCGCTCCCGGCGCTCGACCCGGCCCACCCGCGGGTCGACCGAGCGCCGCTTGGCGGCCAAGAAGCGCCGCGGCCAGGTCAAGCGCATGCGCGGGCGCGGCGGTGACGAGTAG
- the polA gene encoding DNA polymerase I, with protein MATTEQTPGQNGTPTAQQPPPENGRLLLLDGHSMAFRAFFALPAEKFTTSTGQSTNAVYGFTSMLIKLLRDESPTHIAVAWDLSGPTFRHETYADYKAGRNETPPELPSQVEFVQELLKMVGIASVSATGYEADDVIATLTARAREHGMETLIASGDRDAFQLVDDTCTVLYPGRSISELTRMTPEAVETKYGVPPERYRDLAALVGEKADNLPGVPGVGPKTAAKWIAKYGSLDDLVARADELTGKAGQNLREHLDQVLRNQQLNRLDPDIELERPVDGLTRVQADRSAVDGLFDNLEFASTLRDRLFAVLGDPRGDDAPAEDEGFTVELTVPAPGELGSWLRANAADGARCGAAFAGTWGAGAGTLTGIAIATAQGPALWADPAELGAEDASALAAWLADPELPKALHEAKGPLLALWAHGFELGGLTSDPALAAYLVQPGGRKFDLADLCRRFLNRELGEQQGDSGQLSLDIGGAGGDEGESDPRAAERRELATYARATLDLAAGLDADLDKRGGAALLRDVELPLLRVLARMECAGIAADRAYLDSLEQEFAAAVREAVDEAHRAVGREFNLGSPKQLQQVLFDELDLPKTKKIKTGYTTDADALTWLAGRTDHPLPGILLRHRDQTRLRTTVEGLIKTVADDGRIHTTYNQTVAATGRLSSVEPNLQNIPVRTEAGRRIRRAFVVGAGYHDLLTADYSQIELRIMAHLSADEALIEAFQTGRDFHAEIAARVFGVGVDEVDDQARARIKAMNYGLAYGLSEYGLSQQLGIAPKEAKSLVDDFFVQFGGVRDYLHAVVERARRDGYTETMLGRRRYLPDLTSDNRQRRDMAERMALNAPIQGSAADIIKVAMLDVQAGLAEGGYRSRVLLQVHDELVLEVTEDELGAVRKLVSEKMSGAYDLRVPLAVSVGVGRDWHDAAH; from the coding sequence GTGGCGACGACAGAGCAGACCCCCGGACAGAACGGTACGCCGACGGCGCAGCAGCCCCCGCCCGAAAACGGGCGGCTGCTACTGCTGGACGGCCATTCCATGGCGTTTCGCGCATTCTTCGCGCTACCCGCCGAGAAGTTCACGACCAGCACGGGCCAGTCCACCAACGCCGTCTACGGCTTCACCTCGATGCTGATCAAGCTGCTGCGCGACGAATCGCCCACGCACATCGCGGTGGCCTGGGACCTGTCGGGGCCCACTTTCCGCCACGAGACCTACGCCGACTACAAGGCCGGGCGCAACGAGACGCCGCCGGAACTGCCCTCCCAGGTGGAGTTCGTCCAGGAGCTGCTGAAGATGGTCGGCATCGCCAGCGTGTCGGCCACCGGCTACGAAGCCGACGACGTCATCGCCACCCTCACCGCCCGCGCACGCGAGCACGGCATGGAGACCCTCATCGCCTCCGGCGACCGCGACGCCTTCCAACTGGTGGACGACACCTGCACGGTGCTCTACCCGGGCCGCAGCATCTCCGAGCTCACCCGCATGACCCCGGAGGCCGTCGAGACCAAGTACGGCGTTCCGCCCGAGCGCTATCGCGACCTCGCCGCCCTCGTCGGCGAGAAGGCCGACAACCTGCCCGGTGTGCCCGGAGTCGGCCCCAAGACCGCCGCCAAGTGGATCGCCAAGTACGGCTCGCTGGACGACCTCGTCGCCCGCGCCGACGAACTCACCGGCAAGGCCGGGCAGAACCTGCGCGAGCACCTCGACCAGGTCCTGCGCAACCAGCAGCTCAACCGCCTCGACCCCGACATCGAGCTGGAGCGGCCCGTCGACGGGCTCACCCGCGTCCAGGCCGACCGCTCCGCCGTGGACGGCCTCTTCGACAACCTGGAATTCGCCTCCACCCTGCGCGACCGCCTGTTCGCCGTTCTCGGCGACCCCCGGGGCGACGACGCACCGGCCGAGGACGAGGGTTTCACCGTCGAGCTGACCGTGCCCGCCCCCGGAGAACTCGGCTCCTGGCTGCGGGCCAACGCCGCGGACGGCGCCCGCTGCGGCGCGGCCTTCGCCGGGACCTGGGGCGCGGGCGCCGGCACCCTCACCGGCATCGCGATCGCCACGGCCCAGGGCCCGGCGCTGTGGGCCGACCCCGCCGAACTCGGCGCCGAGGACGCCTCCGCTCTGGCCGCCTGGCTGGCCGACCCCGAGCTGCCCAAAGCCCTGCACGAGGCGAAAGGGCCGCTGCTGGCCTTGTGGGCCCACGGGTTCGAGCTGGGCGGTCTCACCAGCGACCCCGCACTCGCCGCTTACCTCGTGCAACCCGGCGGGCGCAAGTTCGATCTGGCCGACCTGTGCCGGCGCTTCCTCAACCGCGAGCTCGGCGAGCAGCAGGGCGACTCCGGCCAGCTCTCCTTGGACATCGGCGGCGCGGGCGGCGACGAGGGCGAGTCCGATCCGCGCGCCGCCGAGCGCCGGGAGCTGGCCACCTACGCCCGCGCCACCCTCGACCTGGCCGCCGGGCTCGACGCCGACCTGGACAAGCGCGGCGGCGCGGCCCTGCTGCGCGACGTGGAGCTGCCGCTGCTGCGGGTGCTGGCGCGGATGGAGTGCGCCGGCATCGCCGCCGACCGCGCCTATCTCGACTCGCTGGAGCAGGAGTTCGCCGCCGCGGTGCGCGAGGCGGTCGACGAGGCGCACCGGGCGGTGGGCCGCGAATTCAACCTCGGCTCGCCCAAGCAGCTCCAGCAGGTCCTCTTCGACGAGCTCGACCTGCCCAAGACCAAGAAGATCAAGACCGGCTACACCACCGACGCCGACGCGCTGACCTGGCTGGCCGGGCGCACCGACCATCCGCTGCCGGGCATCCTGCTGCGCCACCGCGACCAGACCCGGCTGCGCACCACGGTCGAGGGCCTGATCAAGACCGTCGCCGACGACGGGCGCATCCACACCACCTACAACCAGACCGTGGCGGCCACCGGCCGCCTCAGCTCGGTCGAACCCAACTTGCAGAACATCCCCGTGCGCACCGAGGCCGGGCGGCGCATCCGCCGCGCCTTTGTGGTCGGCGCGGGCTATCACGACCTCCTTACGGCCGACTACAGCCAGATCGAGCTGCGGATCATGGCCCACCTCTCCGCGGACGAGGCGCTCATCGAGGCCTTCCAGACCGGCCGCGACTTCCACGCCGAGATCGCGGCCCGCGTGTTCGGCGTAGGCGTCGACGAGGTCGACGACCAGGCCCGCGCCCGGATCAAGGCGATGAACTACGGCCTGGCCTACGGGCTCAGCGAGTACGGGCTGTCCCAGCAGCTGGGGATCGCACCCAAGGAGGCCAAGAGCCTCGTGGACGACTTCTTCGTGCAGTTCGGCGGGGTGCGCGACTACCTGCACGCCGTCGTCGAGCGCGCCCGCCGCGACGGCTACACCGAGACCATGCTGGGCCGTCGCCGCTACCTGCCCGACCTCACCAGCGACAACCGCCAGCGCCGCGACATGGCCGAGCGCATGGCGCTGAACGCGCCCATCCAGGGGTCGGCCGCCGACATCATCAAGGTCGCCATGCTCGACGTCCAGGCCGGGCTGGCCGAGGGCGGATACCGCTCCCGGGTGCTGCTGCAGGTCCACGACGAACTCGTGCTGGAGGTCACCGAGGACGAGCTCGGCGCCGTCCGGAAACTGGTGTCGGAAAAGATGTCGGGCGCCTATGATCTGCGGGTGCCGCTCGCCGTCTCGGTGGGCGTGGGGCGCGACTGGCACGACGCCGCGCACTGA
- a CDS encoding PaaI family thioesterase, translating to MAIDADRLAEMTGAGNMGGTLGERMGLELLEASSERVVGRMPVEGNTQPYGILHGGASCVLAETLGSVGSMLHAGEGRIAMGIEINATHHRSVGEGRITGVAEAVHLGRTLASWDISVTDDRDRRVCTARLTCMLRDA from the coding sequence ATGGCGATCGACGCGGACCGGCTGGCCGAGATGACCGGCGCCGGCAACATGGGCGGCACCCTCGGCGAGCGGATGGGGCTGGAGCTGCTGGAAGCCTCGTCCGAGCGCGTGGTGGGGCGGATGCCGGTGGAGGGAAACACCCAGCCCTACGGGATCCTGCACGGGGGCGCTTCGTGCGTGCTGGCCGAGACGCTGGGCTCGGTGGGGTCGATGCTCCACGCGGGTGAAGGCCGGATCGCCATGGGAATCGAGATCAACGCGACCCATCACCGCAGCGTCGGCGAGGGCCGCATCACCGGCGTGGCCGAGGCCGTCCACCTCGGCCGCACGCTGGCCAGCTGGGACATCTCCGTCACCGACGACCGGGACCGCCGGGTGTGCACCGCGCGTCTGACCTGCATGCTGCGCGACGCCTGA
- a CDS encoding ABC transporter substrate-binding protein, translating to MPSKKALSVTAAAAALTLGLAACGGGGGDEGGGGDDPLQYGYVFPETGDLSHLGPPQISAAKYALQEINDAGGVLDSEVPGILSGDEANDAAQANDAAGRLIDQDADIILGAAASGMTQAIMDSVTGAEVVQCSGSNTAPGLAAEDDTGYYWRTAPSDTMQGPVLAQQIAQDGHQSVAISYRADDYGEGLANAAADALEQNGIEVAANEGYDPNTANFDSVVSDISAADADAVVLVAFEEGVQIITGLIEDGVSADTMYGTDGLNDETLAEKIDAQDSSTVAGFQGTAPDNGEQEFIDGLQSFDEELEVLQFSGQVYDCGIVTALAAEQAESTDPTVFVEEIRSVSREGTECSGFQECKDLIADGEDIDYQGVSGPLNFDEDGNVTSATFQIYGYGDDGAHSKQDEITVDSEA from the coding sequence ATGCCAAGCAAGAAGGCCCTCAGCGTTACCGCGGCGGCCGCGGCCCTCACCCTCGGGTTGGCCGCCTGCGGCGGCGGAGGCGGAGACGAAGGCGGTGGCGGCGACGATCCGCTGCAGTACGGATACGTCTTCCCCGAGACCGGGGACCTCTCCCACCTCGGACCGCCCCAGATCAGCGCCGCCAAGTACGCGCTGCAGGAGATCAACGACGCCGGCGGCGTGCTCGACTCGGAGGTCCCCGGCATCCTGTCCGGGGACGAGGCCAACGACGCGGCCCAGGCCAACGACGCCGCCGGCCGCCTCATCGACCAGGACGCCGACATCATCCTGGGCGCAGCCGCCTCGGGCATGACCCAGGCCATCATGGACTCCGTCACCGGCGCCGAGGTCGTCCAGTGCTCGGGCTCCAACACCGCGCCCGGCCTGGCCGCCGAGGACGACACGGGCTACTACTGGCGCACCGCGCCCAGCGACACCATGCAGGGCCCGGTCCTCGCCCAGCAGATCGCCCAGGACGGCCACCAGAGCGTCGCGATCTCCTACCGGGCCGACGACTACGGCGAAGGCCTGGCGAACGCCGCCGCCGACGCGCTGGAGCAGAACGGCATCGAGGTCGCCGCGAACGAGGGGTACGACCCCAACACCGCCAACTTCGACTCGGTCGTCAGCGACATCTCCGCCGCCGACGCCGACGCGGTCGTGCTGGTCGCCTTCGAGGAGGGCGTGCAGATCATCACCGGCCTGATCGAGGACGGTGTCAGCGCCGACACGATGTACGGCACCGACGGCCTGAACGACGAGACCCTGGCCGAGAAGATCGACGCCCAGGACTCCAGCACCGTCGCCGGCTTCCAGGGCACCGCGCCCGACAACGGCGAGCAGGAGTTCATCGACGGCCTGCAGTCCTTCGACGAGGAGCTGGAGGTCCTCCAGTTCTCCGGGCAGGTCTACGACTGCGGCATCGTCACGGCTCTGGCCGCCGAGCAGGCCGAGAGCACCGATCCCACGGTCTTCGTCGAGGAGATCCGCTCGGTCTCGCGTGAGGGCACCGAGTGCTCCGGCTTCCAGGAGTGCAAGGACCTGATCGCCGACGGCGAGGACATCGACTACCAGGGTGTCAGCGGTCCGCTGAACTTCGACGAGGACGGCAACGTCACCTCGGCGACGTTCCAGATCTACGGCTACGGCGACGACGGGGCCCACAGCAAGCAGGACGAGATCACCGTGGACTCCGAGGCCTAA
- a CDS encoding ABC transporter ATP-binding protein: MQEHREEVLDQAGPAEGVGDHSRYLLVADEVKAGYVPEVNILDGCTLTLREGEVVGIIGPNGAGKSTLVKTVFGLLPVRGGSITLRGESIVDRSAHELVSNGVGYVPQSQNVFPSLTVEENLEMGVFLRPKVFRRRMSAVAELFPLLGERRKQKAGALSGGERQMVAMGRALMMEPSVLLLDEPTAGLSPVFQDEVFHRVREINATGVSVVMVEQNARRCLQVCDRGYVLDQGRNAYTGTGRELLEDPNVIELYLGTLAKAE, translated from the coding sequence CTGCAGGAGCACCGCGAGGAGGTGCTGGATCAGGCGGGCCCCGCCGAAGGCGTGGGGGACCACTCCCGGTACCTGCTGGTCGCCGACGAGGTGAAGGCCGGCTACGTCCCCGAGGTCAACATCCTCGACGGGTGCACGCTGACGCTGCGCGAAGGCGAAGTCGTCGGCATCATCGGGCCCAACGGCGCGGGCAAGTCCACCCTGGTCAAGACCGTCTTCGGGCTGCTTCCGGTCCGCGGCGGCAGCATCACGCTGCGCGGCGAGAGCATCGTCGACCGCAGTGCCCACGAGCTGGTCTCCAACGGGGTGGGCTACGTGCCCCAGAGCCAGAACGTCTTCCCGAGCCTGACGGTCGAGGAGAACCTGGAGATGGGCGTGTTCCTGCGCCCCAAGGTCTTCCGGCGGCGCATGTCGGCCGTGGCGGAGCTGTTTCCGCTGCTGGGCGAGCGCCGCAAGCAGAAGGCCGGGGCGCTGTCGGGCGGCGAGCGCCAGATGGTGGCCATGGGCCGCGCATTGATGATGGAGCCGTCGGTGCTCCTGCTGGACGAGCCCACGGCCGGCCTCTCGCCGGTCTTCCAGGACGAGGTCTTCCACCGCGTCCGCGAGATCAACGCGACGGGCGTCTCGGTCGTCATGGTCGAGCAGAACGCCCGGCGCTGCCTGCAGGTCTGCGATCGCGGCTACGTGCTCGACCAGGGCCGCAACGCCTACACCGGTACCGGGCGCGAGCTGCTGGAGGACCCCAACGTCATCGAGCTCTACCTGGGCACCCTGGCCAAGGCGGAGTAG
- a CDS encoding ABC transporter ATP-binding protein, whose product MSSDATRGAPEAGRDLMSGAEPEVGSGKTDPILRADGVRRSFGGLTAVDVGHLEVQRGTITALIGPNGAGKSTLFNVLTGFDRADAGEWTFQGRRFDGLAGHKVAQRGMVRTFQLTKALTRLTVLENMLLAAPGQRGERFVGAFGRWLWTGQEAANRERAMELLARFKLDAKKDDIAGSLSGGQRKLLEMARALMVEPAMVMLDEPMAGVNPALVQSLLEHITSLRDEGTTVLFVEHDMDVIMGISDWIVVLAQGGVIAEGRPADIRSDQQVIDAYLGAHHDDPDAGADGRGDRKEGQP is encoded by the coding sequence ATGTCAAGTGACGCGACACGCGGCGCGCCCGAGGCGGGCCGGGACCTGATGTCGGGCGCCGAACCCGAGGTCGGCTCGGGCAAGACCGACCCGATCCTGCGGGCCGACGGGGTCCGCCGCTCCTTCGGCGGCCTGACCGCCGTGGACGTGGGCCACCTGGAAGTCCAGCGGGGCACCATCACCGCGCTGATCGGCCCCAACGGCGCCGGCAAGTCCACGCTCTTCAACGTGCTCACCGGCTTCGACCGGGCCGACGCGGGGGAGTGGACCTTCCAGGGCCGCAGGTTCGACGGCCTGGCCGGGCACAAGGTCGCCCAGCGCGGCATGGTGCGCACGTTCCAGCTCACCAAGGCGCTGACCCGGCTCACCGTGCTGGAGAACATGCTGCTGGCCGCGCCCGGCCAGCGCGGCGAGCGCTTCGTCGGCGCCTTCGGCCGCTGGCTGTGGACCGGCCAGGAGGCCGCCAACCGCGAGCGCGCCATGGAGCTGCTGGCGCGGTTCAAGCTCGACGCCAAGAAGGACGACATCGCCGGCAGCCTCTCCGGCGGCCAGCGCAAGCTGCTGGAAATGGCCCGAGCGCTGATGGTCGAGCCGGCCATGGTGATGCTCGACGAGCCGATGGCCGGAGTGAACCCCGCGCTGGTGCAGTCGCTGCTGGAGCACATCACCTCCCTGCGCGACGAAGGCACCACGGTGCTGTTCGTCGAGCACGACATGGACGTCATCATGGGCATCAGCGACTGGATCGTGGTCCTCGCCCAAGGCGGGGTGATCGCCGAGGGCCGGCCCGCCGACATCCGCTCCGACCAGCAGGTCATCGACGCCTACCTGGGAGCGCACCACGACGATCCCGACGCCGGCGCGGACGGCCGGGGCGACCGGAAGGAGGGGCAGCCGTGA
- a CDS encoding branched-chain amino acid ABC transporter permease translates to MDTMTILALSLETAIGPIAAVYVLAAIGLNMHFGYTGLLNFGQVGFMLVGAYGVAISVTTFGLPLSVGFVISLGCSAVLALLLGIPTLRLRSDYLAISTIAVAEVLRLVYRAEFARPVTGGVYGRNSFADAFYAANPVPAGSYGVGDVDFDADQLWLTLICWGLVALGVAMTALLMHSPWGRVIKGIREDEDAVRSLGKDAFTYKLQSLVFGGVFGGLAGAMIALNQQNIHPDQFMPQVTFYLWAMLLLGGVGTLWGPVVGPMIMWFLLTLFDETLRSIASTDVLPFLATSDSGPLRHALVGVVLMLLIIYRPQGIVGNRKEMLVNVK, encoded by the coding sequence ATGGACACAATGACGATCCTCGCCTTGTCCCTGGAGACGGCGATCGGGCCGATCGCGGCCGTCTACGTGCTCGCGGCCATCGGCCTGAACATGCACTTCGGCTACACCGGACTGCTCAACTTCGGCCAGGTCGGGTTCATGCTCGTGGGCGCCTACGGCGTCGCGATCAGCGTGACGACCTTCGGGCTCCCGCTGTCGGTGGGCTTCGTGATCAGCCTGGGCTGCTCTGCGGTGCTGGCGCTGCTCCTGGGAATCCCGACGCTGCGGCTGCGCTCGGACTACTTGGCGATCTCCACCATCGCGGTGGCCGAAGTGCTGCGGCTGGTCTACCGTGCCGAGTTCGCCCGCCCGGTCACCGGAGGCGTCTACGGCCGCAACAGCTTCGCCGACGCCTTCTACGCGGCCAACCCGGTACCCGCGGGCTCCTACGGTGTGGGCGACGTCGACTTCGACGCCGACCAGCTGTGGCTGACGCTGATCTGCTGGGGCCTGGTGGCACTGGGCGTGGCGATGACCGCGCTGCTGATGCACAGCCCGTGGGGCCGTGTCATCAAGGGCATCCGCGAAGACGAGGACGCGGTGCGCAGCCTCGGCAAGGACGCGTTCACCTACAAGCTGCAGAGCCTGGTCTTCGGCGGCGTGTTCGGCGGATTGGCCGGGGCCATGATCGCGCTCAACCAGCAGAACATCCACCCCGACCAGTTCATGCCGCAGGTCACCTTCTACCTGTGGGCGATGCTGCTGCTGGGCGGGGTCGGCACCCTCTGGGGCCCGGTCGTCGGCCCGATGATCATGTGGTTCCTGCTCACGCTCTTCGACGAGACCCTGCGCAGTATCGCCTCGACGGATGTGCTGCCGTTCCTGGCCACCTCCGATTCCGGTCCGCTGCGCCACGCCCTCGTCGGCGTGGTCCTGATGCTGCTGATCATCTACCGACCGCAGGGCATCGTCGGAAACCGCAAGGAGATGCTGGTCAATGTCAAGTGA